From Thermodesulfobacteriota bacterium, one genomic window encodes:
- a CDS encoding methyl-accepting chemotaxis protein, producing MTVPRPRFGLGTVSLAVGLVYLLAGAMLVAAVRQTMHAAALASAATEARLLLNRNLATHAYFAHSLKPAVFELSDPFRPPDYFDPRWMSSTYAIREIDREFQGLQEPQYYYKECAINARSPENEADSYERDFLIALSQDPELTEERTIRTIGGETFFVFLKRGETMEEGCLRCHDTAARAPAGLVARYGSSRSFGRSVGEVVSAVSIRIPLDAAFARGNAFAWRLSGGLLVLLGGLFGLQRAILRAWVTRPVQLLHAQAKGIAADEARLGEEVPLPRGLELFELAAAFNTMSRSLRRTLDGLEDTVARRTGELERANVRLREEIRGREAIQAQREEAISELSAALDEIRTLRGIIPICAVCKKIRDDQGLWQQVEAYFQRHTLAEFSHGICPDCMARLYPEVLVDSHDP from the coding sequence ATGACCGTTCCCCGTCCCCGATTCGGCCTGGGCACCGTTTCGCTGGCCGTTGGCCTCGTCTATCTCCTGGCCGGGGCGATGCTGGTGGCCGCGGTCCGGCAGACCATGCATGCCGCGGCCCTTGCGAGCGCCGCCACCGAGGCCCGCCTGCTCCTGAACCGCAACCTGGCCACCCACGCCTATTTCGCCCACAGCCTCAAGCCGGCGGTCTTCGAGCTTTCCGATCCCTTCCGGCCGCCGGACTACTTCGATCCCCGCTGGATGAGCTCCACCTACGCCATCCGGGAGATCGACCGGGAGTTTCAGGGCCTGCAGGAGCCGCAATACTATTACAAGGAATGCGCCATCAACGCCCGGTCCCCGGAAAACGAGGCAGACAGCTATGAGCGGGACTTCCTCATCGCCCTGAGCCAGGACCCGGAGCTTACGGAGGAGCGAACGATCCGTACCATCGGCGGCGAGACCTTCTTCGTCTTTCTCAAGCGAGGGGAAACGATGGAGGAGGGCTGCCTGCGCTGCCACGATACCGCGGCACGGGCGCCGGCGGGCCTCGTGGCCCGTTACGGCAGCAGCCGCAGCTTCGGCCGCTCGGTGGGGGAGGTGGTCTCGGCGGTCTCCATCCGGATCCCCCTCGACGCGGCCTTCGCCAGGGGCAACGCCTTTGCCTGGCGGCTGTCCGGCGGCCTGCTCGTCCTCCTGGGCGGCCTGTTTGGCCTGCAGCGTGCCATCCTGCGGGCCTGGGTGACGAGGCCGGTCCAGCTGCTGCATGCCCAGGCCAAAGGGATTGCCGCGGACGAAGCCCGGCTGGGCGAGGAGGTGCCCCTGCCCCGGGGCCTGGAGCTCTTCGAGCTGGCCGCAGCCTTCAACACCATGTCCCGCTCCCTGCGCCGGACCCTGGACGGCCTGGAGGACACGGTGGCCCGGCGTACCGGGGAGCTGGAGCGGGCCAATGTCCGGCTGCGAGAGGAGATCCGGGGACGCGAGGCCATCCAGGCCCAGCGGGAGGAGGCCATCTCCGAGCTGTCCGCCGCTCTGGATGAGATCCGAACCCTCAGGGGCATCATCCCCATCTGCGCGGTCTGCAAGAAGATCCGGGACGACCAGGGCCTGTGGCAGCAGGTTGAAGCCTATTTCCAGCGCCACACCCTGGCCGAGTTCAGCCACGGCATCTGCCCGGATTGCATGGCCCGGCTCTATCCGGAGGTCCTGGTGGACAGCCACGATCCTTGA
- a CDS encoding TolC family protein, with the protein PVLVVAIILAACAPASQQLAATDDAVHAILSQRRTEAIGHDEPFTVERPADLLRRRLQEAQDLPASGPAALGSDALPPPAGWPVAPAPPAPADAPLTPLPSPLVLSLAEALAVGARNSREYQTAKEEVFRAGLDLNLAALRFTASWAGTVAALLESDASGSRTATGLTSHADLAAAQQLTSGLAWTASLAVDLVRLLTLDRASSLGLIADATITLPLLAGSGRDIVREPLTQAEREVTYALWAFEEYKRRFAVDLATDFLNVLQAWDVMDNAAANHRRLAASAARARRLGEAGRLSEIQVSQAVQNELRARSRLLAAQEALANRLDQFKIALGLPADAALEPDRQELHRLLAQPDEMHQPNPGAAAGHLSMEAEAAVRLALAQRLDLRVALGRVEDAQRAVLVAADALRPGADLVLAATAGEARSLASASLSDARLRLDRGLASAALAVDLPLDRRAEVIALRARLLDLEAAIRAVQALEDEIKAAVRADLAALATAGEEIAVQTTAVALAERRVASANLFLEAGRAQIRDLLDAQDSLLLAQNARTAALVSYRLAELALQRDLGALAVDSAGLWQEYRPGRTDDGDGS; encoded by the coding sequence GCCCAGGACCTGCCGGCCAGCGGCCCGGCGGCCCTGGGCAGCGACGCCCTGCCGCCGCCGGCCGGCTGGCCGGTCGCTCCGGCGCCGCCGGCCCCGGCCGACGCCCCCCTCACCCCTTTGCCCTCGCCCCTCGTGCTCTCCCTCGCCGAGGCCCTGGCCGTGGGGGCCCGGAACAGCCGGGAGTACCAGACCGCCAAGGAGGAGGTCTTCCGGGCCGGGCTGGACCTGAATCTGGCCGCCTTGCGGTTTACCGCCAGCTGGGCTGGCACCGTGGCCGCGCTGCTGGAGAGCGACGCCTCCGGGTCCCGCACCGCCACCGGCCTCACCAGCCACGCCGATCTCGCCGCAGCCCAGCAGCTGACCTCGGGCCTGGCCTGGACCGCCAGCCTGGCCGTGGATCTCGTTCGCCTCCTGACCCTGGACCGCGCCTCCTCCCTGGGCCTCATCGCCGACGCCACCATCACCCTGCCGCTTCTGGCTGGCTCGGGCCGGGACATCGTCCGGGAGCCCCTGACCCAGGCCGAGCGGGAGGTCACCTACGCCCTGTGGGCCTTCGAGGAGTACAAACGCCGCTTCGCCGTTGACCTGGCCACGGATTTTCTCAATGTCCTCCAGGCCTGGGACGTCATGGACAACGCCGCCGCCAACCACCGGCGCCTGGCCGCCTCCGCGGCCCGGGCCCGGCGCCTGGGCGAGGCCGGCCGCCTGTCCGAGATCCAGGTCAGCCAGGCGGTCCAGAACGAGCTCCGGGCTCGGAGCCGCCTGCTGGCCGCCCAGGAGGCCCTGGCCAACCGCCTGGACCAGTTCAAGATCGCCCTCGGCCTGCCGGCGGACGCGGCCCTGGAGCCGGACCGCCAGGAGCTCCATCGGCTGCTCGCCCAGCCGGACGAGATGCACCAGCCGAATCCTGGCGCCGCCGCCGGCCACCTGAGCATGGAAGCCGAAGCCGCCGTCAGGCTGGCCCTGGCCCAGCGCCTGGACCTGCGGGTCGCCCTGGGCCGGGTGGAGGATGCCCAGCGGGCCGTGCTGGTAGCCGCCGACGCCCTGCGGCCCGGTGCCGACCTGGTGCTGGCGGCCACCGCCGGCGAGGCCCGCAGCCTGGCTTCGGCCAGCCTGTCCGATGCCCGGCTGCGGCTGGACCGGGGCCTGGCCTCGGCGGCCCTGGCCGTGGATCTGCCCCTGGATCGCCGGGCCGAGGTCATCGCCCTCCGGGCGCGGCTCCTGGATCTGGAGGCCGCCATCCGGGCGGTGCAGGCCCTGGAGGACGAGATCAAGGCTGCGGTGCGCGCCGACCTGGCCGCCCTGGCTACCGCCGGAGAGGAGATCGCCGTCCAGACCACGGCGGTGGCCCTGGCAGAGCGCCGGGTGGCCTCGGCCAATCTCTTTCTGGAGGCTGGCCGGGCCCAGATCCGTGACCTCTTGGATGCCCAGGATTCGTTGCTGCTGGCCCAGAACGCCCGCACCGCCGCCCTGGTCAGCTACCGGCTGGCGGAGCTGGCCCTGCAACGGGATCTGGGCGCTCTGGCGGTGGACAGTGCAGGGTTGTGGCAGGAATACCGGCCCGGGAGGACAGACGATGGGGACGGTTCCTAA
- a CDS encoding SpoIIE family protein phosphatase, protein MTPYRLWRVRNAMLLANGLANLAGFLVVQLLVHRADPVLAPAVAAAAARVDWLYVPAAFAGAALFTLAYEQPTRRLLRRRAPLAAPAAELLRGRQRLLNEPLVLMALDLGLWLLAAVVYGWFFHVQAAGPLVVQTAILRAVHTGLITATIAFFILEAILQHRLAPILFPGGGLAGVPGTVRIRIRTRLLSLLLATNLIPLLSIYGLVRRLTAADPQRAALWLQAPLVTNLAVFAGVGIGLTLLVSRSLSRPLGRIVQRLEAVRQGSLAGRLQVTASDELGYCGDVINEMTEGLREGERMRQGLELAREVQENLLPRTVPAWPGVEVAGLWQPCEETSGDYYDYLERPGSPPRLGLVVADVSDHGIPSALLMTTVRALLRLQARQAVGPAALIAAVNEQLVTDIEPSGRFVTLFYAEIDSDCRELVWVRAGHEPALLYDPGQDSCQELAGPGLALGVMAGAVFQEGRTRIPAGGVLLIGTDGLWETRSAGGSPLGKERLRQLLCQQAGQPAAAICDVLKTTLAVFAQGRRQEDDVTAVIARFP, encoded by the coding sequence ATGACCCCTTACCGCCTGTGGCGGGTACGCAACGCCATGCTCCTGGCCAACGGCCTCGCCAACCTGGCCGGCTTTCTGGTGGTGCAGCTTCTCGTGCACCGCGCCGACCCGGTGCTGGCCCCGGCCGTGGCCGCGGCCGCCGCCCGGGTCGACTGGCTCTACGTGCCCGCCGCCTTTGCCGGGGCAGCCCTTTTCACCCTGGCCTACGAGCAGCCGACCCGCCGGCTGCTCCGCCGGCGCGCCCCCCTTGCGGCGCCGGCGGCCGAGCTCTTGCGCGGCCGCCAGCGCCTGCTCAACGAGCCCCTGGTGCTCATGGCCCTGGATCTGGGTCTGTGGCTTCTCGCCGCGGTGGTCTACGGCTGGTTCTTCCATGTCCAGGCCGCCGGCCCCCTGGTGGTGCAGACCGCCATTCTGCGGGCAGTGCACACCGGTCTCATCACCGCCACCATCGCCTTCTTCATCCTGGAGGCGATCCTGCAGCACCGCCTGGCGCCCATCCTCTTCCCAGGCGGCGGCCTGGCCGGGGTACCGGGCACGGTGCGCATCCGCATCCGCACGCGTCTCCTCTCCCTGCTCCTGGCCACCAATCTCATTCCCCTTCTTTCCATCTACGGCCTGGTCCGCCGCCTCACCGCCGCCGACCCCCAGAGGGCCGCGCTCTGGCTGCAGGCCCCCCTGGTCACCAATCTGGCGGTGTTCGCCGGGGTGGGCATCGGCCTCACCCTCCTGGTGAGCCGCAGCCTGTCCCGTCCCCTGGGACGGATCGTCCAGCGGCTGGAGGCCGTTCGCCAGGGCTCTCTTGCCGGCCGGCTCCAGGTCACGGCCAGCGACGAGCTGGGCTACTGCGGCGATGTCATCAACGAGATGACCGAGGGCCTGCGGGAGGGGGAGCGGATGCGCCAGGGCCTGGAGCTGGCCCGGGAGGTCCAGGAGAATCTGCTGCCCCGCACCGTGCCAGCCTGGCCTGGCGTGGAAGTGGCCGGTCTGTGGCAGCCCTGCGAGGAGACCTCGGGCGACTATTACGACTACCTGGAGCGGCCCGGCAGCCCGCCCCGGCTGGGCCTGGTGGTGGCGGATGTGTCGGACCACGGCATCCCATCTGCCCTCCTCATGACCACAGTGCGAGCCCTGCTCAGGCTCCAGGCCAGGCAGGCGGTGGGGCCGGCCGCGCTCATTGCCGCGGTCAACGAGCAGCTGGTGACGGACATCGAGCCCTCGGGCCGCTTTGTCACCCTGTTCTACGCCGAGATCGACAGCGACTGCCGGGAGCTGGTCTGGGTGCGCGCCGGCCACGAGCCGGCCCTTCTCTACGATCCGGGGCAGGATTCCTGCCAGGAGCTGGCCGGACCGGGCCTGGCCCTGGGGGTCATGGCCGGCGCCGTGTTTCAGGAAGGACGAACCCGGATCCCGGCGGGCGGGGTCCTCCTCATTGGCACGGACGGCCTGTGGGAGACCAGAAGCGCCGGTGGCAGCCCCTTGGGCAAGGAGCGGCTGCGCCAGCTGCTCTGCCAGCAGGCGGGCCAGCCGGCCGCCGCCATATGTGACGTCCTGAAGACGACCCTGGCGGTCTTCGCCCAGGGCCGCCGCCAGGAGGATGACGTCACCGCGGTGATCGCCCGCTTCCCGTAG
- a CDS encoding HlyD family efflux transporter periplasmic adaptor subunit has product MIEKQSGRQPLAPVLGLSLLVLALVGWLGRDWLAGPAGPDPASLPVFAARLEPLAISVTESGTIQPREQEVLKSQVEGRTTILFLVPEGEKVEAGRVLVELDASRLQESRVDQEIRVENARSAAIRARENLAVVENQAASDVEKAQTDLAFARMDRDKYDQGELPKELKEAETRIALAQEDLRRAEEKLRWSRILFDEQYLSQTELSADEIAARKAGLDLELAVASRDLLRDFTASRRRAELASGLSQATMALERARRKAAADVIQARAEVKAKEAELAREEEKLARIHDQLDKTLIRAPADGQVVYATSGRQLSFRGNTEPLAEGQEVVERQDLIILPRAGAFSAEVKIHESSLKKIAIGQRVRLTVVALPGAVFTGRVTAIAPLPDPQSLWLSPDLKVYSTSIEIDGDGDGLRTGMSCQAEILVDRIEQALVVPVQAVRRAGGQALVWVRTGGAVRPQPVELGPDNNRFVQIASGLAPGEEVLLAPPAAEGPDTPGPVQERAKGAGRPDRPPPRP; this is encoded by the coding sequence ATGATCGAGAAACAATCCGGCCGCCAGCCGCTCGCTCCCGTCCTGGGGCTGTCGCTCCTGGTGCTGGCCCTGGTTGGCTGGCTGGGGCGGGACTGGCTGGCCGGCCCGGCGGGGCCGGATCCGGCCTCGCTGCCCGTCTTCGCCGCTCGGCTGGAGCCCCTGGCCATCTCGGTCACCGAATCCGGCACCATCCAGCCCCGGGAACAGGAGGTCCTGAAGAGCCAAGTGGAAGGCCGCACCACCATCCTGTTTCTGGTGCCGGAGGGGGAGAAGGTGGAGGCCGGCCGGGTCCTGGTGGAGCTGGACGCCAGCCGCCTGCAGGAGAGCCGGGTGGACCAGGAGATCCGGGTGGAGAACGCCCGCTCGGCGGCGATCCGGGCCCGGGAGAACCTGGCGGTGGTGGAGAACCAGGCGGCCAGCGACGTGGAGAAGGCCCAGACCGATCTGGCCTTTGCCCGCATGGACCGGGACAAGTACGATCAGGGCGAGCTGCCCAAGGAGCTCAAGGAGGCGGAGACCAGAATCGCCCTGGCGCAGGAGGATCTGCGCCGGGCCGAGGAGAAGCTGCGCTGGTCCCGCATCCTCTTCGACGAGCAGTACCTGTCCCAGACCGAGCTGTCGGCAGACGAGATCGCGGCCAGAAAGGCTGGTCTGGACCTGGAGCTGGCGGTGGCCAGCCGGGATCTGTTGCGGGACTTCACCGCCAGCCGCCGGCGGGCCGAGCTGGCCTCAGGTCTGTCCCAGGCCACCATGGCCCTGGAGCGGGCCCGGCGCAAGGCGGCCGCGGATGTCATCCAGGCCCGCGCCGAGGTCAAGGCCAAGGAGGCGGAGCTGGCCCGGGAGGAGGAGAAGCTGGCCCGCATCCACGACCAGCTCGACAAGACACTCATCCGGGCCCCGGCGGACGGTCAGGTGGTCTACGCCACCTCCGGCCGGCAGCTGAGCTTCCGGGGCAACACCGAGCCCCTGGCCGAGGGACAGGAGGTGGTGGAGCGCCAGGATCTCATCATCCTGCCCCGGGCCGGCGCCTTCTCCGCCGAGGTCAAGATCCACGAGTCGAGCCTCAAGAAGATCGCCATCGGCCAGCGGGTGCGGCTGACCGTGGTGGCTCTCCCCGGCGCGGTCTTCACCGGCCGGGTCACCGCCATCGCCCCTTTGCCGGACCCCCAGAGCCTGTGGCTGAGCCCGGATCTCAAGGTGTATTCCACCAGCATCGAGATCGATGGCGACGGCGACGGCCTGCGCACCGGCATGAGCTGCCAGGCCGAGATCCTGGTCGACCGGATCGAGCAGGCCCTGGTGGTGCCGGTGCAGGCGGTGCGCCGCGCCGGGGGCCAGGCCCTGGTCTGGGTGCGCACTGGTGGCGCGGTGCGGCCGCAACCGGTGGAGCTGGGCCCGGACAACAACCGGTTCGTCCAGATCGCCAGCGGCCTGGCCCCCGGTGAGGAGGTGCTCCTGGCGCCGCCCGCCGCCGAGGGACCAGACACCCCCGGCCCAGTCCAGGAGCGGGCCAAGGGCGCCGGCCGACCGGACCGCCCGCCGCCCCGGCCATGA
- a CDS encoding ABC transporter permease, with amino-acid sequence MLIQRDIRLGIQNLRRHGLRSLLTMLGMVFGVGSVIAMLAVGEGASREALERIRRLGSTNILASSVKPAEDESGARQDSHMSVFGLTYDDHRRILETLPAVRRAVPVKTVRKTARLGTEAMDVRLVGTTPDWFALVKRPLVAGRLLLDQDLAGRANVVVLAEPVARRLAPGQPLLGTYLRLGEGVFEVVGVLGAEAETGGGIESPQSGQDVYLPISTLKERSGDITVRRAAGSRIRERVELQQILVEVTSQEEVDATAAAMGAALARFHPRPDFRLQVPLALLREAEATKRTFNIVLGSIAAISLVVGGIGIMNIMLASVTERTREIGIRRAVGAKRRHIVSQFLVETAVLSTTGGLLGVALGFLIPWIISRLTGLTTAVTWTSLVLSLGISIGVGLVFGLYPARRAADLDPMAALRHD; translated from the coding sequence ATGCTCATCCAAAGGGACATCCGCCTCGGCATCCAGAATCTCCGGCGTCATGGCCTGCGCTCCCTGCTCACCATGCTGGGGATGGTTTTCGGGGTGGGCAGCGTCATCGCCATGCTGGCGGTGGGCGAGGGGGCGAGCCGGGAGGCCCTGGAGCGGATCCGCCGCCTGGGCAGCACCAACATCCTGGCCAGCTCGGTGAAGCCGGCGGAGGATGAGTCCGGGGCCCGCCAGGATTCCCACATGAGCGTCTTTGGCCTCACCTACGACGACCACCGGCGCATCCTGGAGACCCTGCCGGCGGTGCGGCGGGCGGTGCCGGTGAAGACGGTGCGCAAGACCGCCCGCCTGGGGACCGAGGCCATGGACGTGCGCCTGGTGGGCACCACCCCGGACTGGTTCGCCCTGGTCAAGCGGCCCCTCGTGGCCGGCCGCCTGCTTCTGGACCAGGATCTGGCCGGCCGCGCCAACGTGGTGGTGCTGGCCGAGCCGGTGGCCCGGCGGCTCGCTCCTGGCCAGCCCCTCCTGGGGACCTACCTGCGTCTGGGGGAAGGGGTGTTTGAGGTGGTCGGGGTGCTGGGTGCCGAGGCCGAGACCGGAGGCGGCATCGAGTCCCCCCAGAGCGGTCAGGATGTCTACCTGCCCATCTCCACCCTCAAGGAGCGGTCCGGGGACATCACCGTGCGCCGGGCGGCCGGCAGCCGCATCCGGGAGCGGGTGGAGCTGCAGCAGATCCTGGTGGAAGTCACCTCCCAGGAGGAGGTGGACGCCACCGCTGCCGCCATGGGCGCTGCCCTGGCCCGCTTCCACCCCCGGCCGGACTTCCGCCTGCAGGTTCCCCTGGCCCTGTTGCGGGAGGCGGAGGCCACCAAGAGAACCTTCAACATCGTCCTGGGGTCCATTGCCGCCATCAGCCTGGTGGTGGGCGGGATCGGGATCATGAACATCATGCTCGCCTCGGTGACCGAGCGCACCCGGGAGATCGGCATCCGCCGCGCGGTGGGCGCCAAGCGCCGCCACATCGTCTCCCAGTTCCTGGTGGAGACCGCGGTGCTCTCCACCACCGGCGGCCTTCTGGGGGTGGCCCTGGGCTTTCTCATCCCCTGGATCATCTCCCGACTCACCGGCCTGACCACCGCGGTGACTTGGACCAGCCTGGTGCTCTCCCTGGGAATCAGCATCGGGGTTGGCCTGGTCTTCGGCCTCTACCCGGCCCGCCGGGCCGCGGATCTCGACCCGATGGCGGCCCTGCGCCATGACTAG
- a CDS encoding ABC transporter ATP-binding protein: MMPPEPGPGEPIVALDQVSRLYTVGASQVRALDQLSFSFAAGSFWAIMGPSGSGKSTLLALLGCLDRPSSGSLRIQGQDTRLLADDQLAELRSRHLGFVFQSFHLIPQLTVRENIELPLLYRPGGRAPVDPDRLARLVAALGLADRLHHRPAELSGGQQQRVAIARALMNDPAIILADEPTGNLDTATGAQIMDLFLGLHRQGKTVLMVTHEPEVAAMAQARLHLRDGRLDRIE; this comes from the coding sequence ATGATGCCGCCGGAGCCGGGCCCCGGCGAGCCCATCGTCGCCCTCGACCAGGTGAGCCGCCTCTACACCGTGGGCGCCAGCCAGGTGCGGGCCCTGGACCAGCTGTCCTTCTCCTTTGCCGCCGGCAGCTTCTGGGCGATCATGGGGCCGAGCGGCTCGGGCAAGAGCACCCTGCTCGCCCTCCTGGGCTGCCTGGACCGCCCCAGCTCCGGCTCCCTGCGCATCCAGGGCCAGGACACCCGCCTCCTGGCCGACGACCAGCTGGCGGAGCTGCGCTCCCGGCACCTCGGCTTCGTCTTCCAGAGCTTCCATCTCATCCCCCAGCTGACGGTGCGGGAGAATATCGAGCTGCCCCTTTTGTACCGTCCGGGCGGCCGCGCGCCGGTAGACCCGGACCGGCTGGCCAGGCTGGTGGCCGCCCTGGGCCTGGCCGACCGCCTGCACCACCGGCCGGCCGAGCTGTCCGGCGGCCAGCAGCAACGGGTAGCCATCGCCCGTGCCCTCATGAACGACCCGGCCATCATCCTGGCCGACGAGCCCACCGGCAATCTGGACACCGCCACCGGCGCCCAGATCATGGACCTGTTCCTGGGCCTGCACCGCCAGGGCAAAACCGTGCTCATGGTGACCCATGAGCCGGAGGTGGCGGCCATGGCCCAAGCCCGGCTCCACCTGCGGGACGGCCGCCTGGACCGAATCGAGTGA